A genome region from Populus alba chromosome 3, ASM523922v2, whole genome shotgun sequence includes the following:
- the LOC118045844 gene encoding mediator of RNA polymerase II transcription subunit 15a isoform X4, protein MDANSWRPTAPGGEPVMDTGDWRTQLQPDSRQRIVNKIMETLKRHLPFSGQEGLQELKKIAVRFEEKIYTAATNQSDYLRKISLKMLTMETKSQNTIPTGNGNKPLDPGASHSMPPQVHNQGQSLPISLPTNQSQAHQQLSQNMQNIKSSNGVQSSAGLQSAMPSVSGLTQTISNTVGQNANMQSISGVSQNPVENSMGQGIPSNMFVNSQRQMPGRQQVVPPQQQQQSQNPQQYLYQQQIQQQLLKQKLQQGNHPHSLVQSHIHQQQQQNLLQPNQLQSSQQSGLPTSTVMQPSMMQTVSGLQQNQPSSVQQSTQPMHQQHPQSVLRQQQQQPQQSAGIHQQQTPMMQQPLLPPQQQLMGQQSITTNMSQNQLIGQQNIVGDLQQQQQQQRLLGQQNNLQNLQQQQQLMAQQNNLSSMHQQQLGSQSNVTGLQQQQLLGAQQQQSNPLQHDLQLRLQASGSLLQQSNVIDQQRQLYQPQRALPETSSTSLDSTAETGHANGADWQEEIYQKIKVMKETYLPEINEMYQRIATKLQQHDPLPQQPKSEQLEKLKVFKVMLERLITFLQVSKNNITPAFKEKLGFYEKQIVGFLNPSRYRKPIPNLQQGQPPQPHIQPMQQPQSQVPQLQSNENQLNPQLQSMNMQGSVPKLQQNNMSSLLHNSLSTLSGDSTSQSNMMNPTQPGSNLDSGQGNALSSLQQTPVGSVQQNLVSISQPTNDNTLSAQSGASMLQPNIPLQSNSNMIQHQHLKQQQQQQHEQQMIETQQLKRLQQHQNLMQNQQMQQQQQLHQQAPSPMPGDSDKPVSDFTSPDGAHGGALTTVSGKSNVTGQPLEYLIEAVKSLSPKALSASVGDIGSVVSMIDRIAGSAAGNGSRTAAGEDLVAMTGCHLLSFLSFLFFTCFSRDGNSRE, encoded by the exons ATGGATGCCAATAGTTGGAGGCCCACTGCCCCAGGCGGAGAACCTGTGATGGACACTGGTGATTGGAGAACTCAATTGCAGCCTGACTCACGGCAAAGAATAGTCAACAAAAT AATGGAGACATTAAAGAGGCATCTTCCGTTTTCTGGTCAAGAGGGATTACAAGAACTCAAGAAAATTGCCGTACGGTTTGAGGAAAAGATTTACACTGCCGCCACCAATCAG TCTGATTATCTGCGTAAAATATCTTTGAAGATGCTTACAATGGAGACCAAGTCTCAAAATACCATACCCACTGGCAATGGTAACAAACCCCTGGATCCAGGAG CATCTCATAGTATGCCGCCTCAAGTTCACAACCAAGGGCAGTCGCTCCCTATCTCATTGCCCACTAATCAGTCTCAAGCACATCAGCAGTTATCACAGAACATGCAGAATATTAAGTCATCTAATGGAGTTCAAAGTTCTGCTGGTTTACAATCAGCAATGCCTTCTGTCTCCGGTTTAACCCAGACTATCTCAAACACTGTTGGACAGAATGCTAACATGCAGAGTATCTCTGGTGTTTCACAGAACCCAGTGGAGAATTCAATGGGACAAGGGATTCCCTCCAATATGTTTGTCAATTCTCAGAGACAAATGCCAGGCAGGCAACAGGTTGTTCCTCCACAGCAACAGCAGCAGTCCCAAAATCCTCAGCAGTATCTTTATCAGCAGCAGATACAACAACAGCTTTTAAAGCAGAAGCTTCAACAGGGAAATCATCCACACTCACTTGTGCAATCTCACAtccaccagcagcagcagcaaaacTTGTTACAGCCAAATCAGTTGCAATCTTCTCAGCAATCTGGTTTGCCAACATCAACTGTTATGCAGCCTTCAATGATGCAAACTGTCTCTGGCCTTCAACAGAACCAACCATCTTCTGTCCAACAGTCAACACAACCAATGCACCAGCAACATCCACAATCAGTCCTtaggcagcagcagcaacaacctCAACAGTCTGCTGGTATTCATCAGCAGCAAACACCAATGATGCAGCAGCCACTATTGCCTCCACAACAGCAGCTAATGGGGCAACAATCAATTACGACTAACATGTCGCAAAATCAGTTAATTGGACAGCAAAACATTGTTGGGGacttgcagcagcagcagcagcagcagagatTGCTAGGGCAGCAGAATAACCTTCAAAatctgcagcagcagcagcagttaATGGCTCAACAGAATAACCTCTCAAGCATGCATCAGCAACAGTTGGGCTCTCAAAGTAATGTCACTGGTTTACAGCAACAGCAGTTGCTTGGAGCTCAGCAACAGCAATCAAATCCATTACAACATGATCTGCAGCTAAGGCTTCAAGCATCAGGCTCCTTGCTTCAACAGTCAAATGTGATTGATCAGCAAAGGCAGTTATATCAACCTCAAAGAGCCCTTCCAGAAACGTCGTCAA CATCCCTAGATTCTACAGCAGAGACTGGACATGCAAATGGTGCTGATTGGCAAGAGGAGATCTATCAAAAG ATCAAAGTTATGAAGGAAACGTATTTGCctgaaataaatgaaatgtaCCAGAGAATTGCTACCAAGTTACAGCAG CATGACCCTCTTCCGCAACAACCGAAGTCAGAACAGCTTGAAAAGCTGAAGGTATTCAAGGTCATGTTGGAGCGCTTGATAACATTCTTACAGGTCTCTAAAAACAACATCACACCTGCTTTCAAGGAGAAATTGGGTTTCTATGAGAAGCAGATTGTAGGTTTTCTAAACCCAAGCAGATACAGGAAGCCTATTCCTAATCTACAGCAAGGACAACCTCCCCAACCTCATATTCAACCTATGCAGCAACCCCAATCTCAAGTTCCTCAATTGCAGTCCAATGAAAATCAACTGAATCCCCAGTTGCAATCAATGAATATGCAAGGTTCTGTACCAAAGTTGCAGCAGAACAATATGTCAAGCTTGCTGCATAATTCTCTTTCAACTTTATCCGGGGATTCGACGTCACAATCAAACATGATGAATCCAACACAACCAGGCTCCAATTTGGATTCTGGACAAGGAAATGCACTGAGCTCATTGCAGCAGACACCTGTAGGATCTGTACAACAGAATCTCGTGAGCATTTCCCAACCAACCAATGATAACACATTGTCAGCACAAAGTGGGGCGAGTATGCTGCAGCCAAATATTCCCCTTCAGTCGAATTCCAATATGATTCAACACCAGCATCtaaaacagcagcagcagcagcagcatgaaCAACAGATGATAGAAACACAACAACTTAAACGATTGCAGCAACACCAGAATTTAATGCAGAATCAACagatgcagcagcagcagcaattaCACCAGCAAGCTCCATCTCCTATGCCAGGAGATTCTGACAAACCAGTTTCTG ACTTTACCAGTCCTGATGGTGCTCATGGCGGTGCTTTGACAACTGTTTCTGGCAAGTCAAATGTTACAGGGCAACCACTTGAGTACTTGATTGAAGCG gtGAAATCTCTGTCTCCCAAAGCACTTAGTGCATCTGTCGGTGACATTGGCTCCGTTGTCAGTATGATTGACAGAATTGCTGGTTCTGCAGCTGGTAATGGATCTAGAACTGCAGCTGGTGAGGATTTGGTAGCAATGACAGGATGTCATCTTCTTtcgtttttgtcttttttatttttcacgtGTTTCTCACGAGATGGGAACTCGAGGGAATAA
- the LOC118045844 gene encoding mediator of RNA polymerase II transcription subunit 15a isoform X2, giving the protein MDTGDWRTQLQPDSRQRIVNKIMETLKRHLPFSGQEGLQELKKIAVRFEEKIYTAATNQSDYLRKISLKMLTMETKSQNTIPTGNGNKPLDPGASHSMPPQVHNQGQSLPISLPTNQSQAHQQLSQNMQNIKSSNGVQSSAGLQSAMPSVSGLTQTISNTVGQNANMQSISGVSQNPVENSMGQGIPSNMFVNSQRQMPGRQQVVPPQQQQQSQNPQQYLYQQQIQQQLLKQKLQQGNHPHSLVQSHIHQQQQQNLLQPNQLQSSQQSGLPTSTVMQPSMMQTVSGLQQNQPSSVQQSTQPMHQQHPQSVLRQQQQQPQQSAGIHQQQTPMMQQPLLPPQQQLMGQQSITTNMSQNQLIGQQNIVGDLQQQQQQQRLLGQQNNLQNLQQQQQLMAQQNNLSSMHQQQLGSQSNVTGLQQQQLLGAQQQQSNPLQHDLQLRLQASGSLLQQSNVIDQQRQLYQPQRALPETSSTSLDSTAETGHANGADWQEEIYQKIKVMKETYLPEINEMYQRIATKLQQHDPLPQQPKSEQLEKLKVFKVMLERLITFLQVSKNNITPAFKEKLGFYEKQIVGFLNPSRYRKPIPNLQQGQPPQPHIQPMQQPQSQVPQLQSNENQLNPQLQSMNMQGSVPKLQQNNMSSLLHNSLSTLSGDSTSQSNMMNPTQPGSNLDSGQGNALSSLQQTPVGSVQQNLVSISQPTNDNTLSAQSGASMLQPNIPLQSNSNMIQHQHLKQQQQQQHEQQMIETQQLKRLQQHQNLMQNQQMQQQQQLHQQAPSPMPGDSDKPVSGISSLLNTGNIVHQPSVAQALAPSLAIGTPGISASPLLADFTSPDGAHGGALTTVSGKSNVTGQPLEYLIEAVKSLSPKALSASVGDIGSVVSMIDRIAGSAAGNGSRTAAGEDLVAMTGCHLLSFLSFLFFTCFSRDGNSRE; this is encoded by the exons ATGGACACTGGTGATTGGAGAACTCAATTGCAGCCTGACTCACGGCAAAGAATAGTCAACAAAAT AATGGAGACATTAAAGAGGCATCTTCCGTTTTCTGGTCAAGAGGGATTACAAGAACTCAAGAAAATTGCCGTACGGTTTGAGGAAAAGATTTACACTGCCGCCACCAATCAG TCTGATTATCTGCGTAAAATATCTTTGAAGATGCTTACAATGGAGACCAAGTCTCAAAATACCATACCCACTGGCAATGGTAACAAACCCCTGGATCCAGGAG CATCTCATAGTATGCCGCCTCAAGTTCACAACCAAGGGCAGTCGCTCCCTATCTCATTGCCCACTAATCAGTCTCAAGCACATCAGCAGTTATCACAGAACATGCAGAATATTAAGTCATCTAATGGAGTTCAAAGTTCTGCTGGTTTACAATCAGCAATGCCTTCTGTCTCCGGTTTAACCCAGACTATCTCAAACACTGTTGGACAGAATGCTAACATGCAGAGTATCTCTGGTGTTTCACAGAACCCAGTGGAGAATTCAATGGGACAAGGGATTCCCTCCAATATGTTTGTCAATTCTCAGAGACAAATGCCAGGCAGGCAACAGGTTGTTCCTCCACAGCAACAGCAGCAGTCCCAAAATCCTCAGCAGTATCTTTATCAGCAGCAGATACAACAACAGCTTTTAAAGCAGAAGCTTCAACAGGGAAATCATCCACACTCACTTGTGCAATCTCACAtccaccagcagcagcagcaaaacTTGTTACAGCCAAATCAGTTGCAATCTTCTCAGCAATCTGGTTTGCCAACATCAACTGTTATGCAGCCTTCAATGATGCAAACTGTCTCTGGCCTTCAACAGAACCAACCATCTTCTGTCCAACAGTCAACACAACCAATGCACCAGCAACATCCACAATCAGTCCTtaggcagcagcagcaacaacctCAACAGTCTGCTGGTATTCATCAGCAGCAAACACCAATGATGCAGCAGCCACTATTGCCTCCACAACAGCAGCTAATGGGGCAACAATCAATTACGACTAACATGTCGCAAAATCAGTTAATTGGACAGCAAAACATTGTTGGGGacttgcagcagcagcagcagcagcagagatTGCTAGGGCAGCAGAATAACCTTCAAAatctgcagcagcagcagcagttaATGGCTCAACAGAATAACCTCTCAAGCATGCATCAGCAACAGTTGGGCTCTCAAAGTAATGTCACTGGTTTACAGCAACAGCAGTTGCTTGGAGCTCAGCAACAGCAATCAAATCCATTACAACATGATCTGCAGCTAAGGCTTCAAGCATCAGGCTCCTTGCTTCAACAGTCAAATGTGATTGATCAGCAAAGGCAGTTATATCAACCTCAAAGAGCCCTTCCAGAAACGTCGTCAA CATCCCTAGATTCTACAGCAGAGACTGGACATGCAAATGGTGCTGATTGGCAAGAGGAGATCTATCAAAAG ATCAAAGTTATGAAGGAAACGTATTTGCctgaaataaatgaaatgtaCCAGAGAATTGCTACCAAGTTACAGCAG CATGACCCTCTTCCGCAACAACCGAAGTCAGAACAGCTTGAAAAGCTGAAGGTATTCAAGGTCATGTTGGAGCGCTTGATAACATTCTTACAGGTCTCTAAAAACAACATCACACCTGCTTTCAAGGAGAAATTGGGTTTCTATGAGAAGCAGATTGTAGGTTTTCTAAACCCAAGCAGATACAGGAAGCCTATTCCTAATCTACAGCAAGGACAACCTCCCCAACCTCATATTCAACCTATGCAGCAACCCCAATCTCAAGTTCCTCAATTGCAGTCCAATGAAAATCAACTGAATCCCCAGTTGCAATCAATGAATATGCAAGGTTCTGTACCAAAGTTGCAGCAGAACAATATGTCAAGCTTGCTGCATAATTCTCTTTCAACTTTATCCGGGGATTCGACGTCACAATCAAACATGATGAATCCAACACAACCAGGCTCCAATTTGGATTCTGGACAAGGAAATGCACTGAGCTCATTGCAGCAGACACCTGTAGGATCTGTACAACAGAATCTCGTGAGCATTTCCCAACCAACCAATGATAACACATTGTCAGCACAAAGTGGGGCGAGTATGCTGCAGCCAAATATTCCCCTTCAGTCGAATTCCAATATGATTCAACACCAGCATCtaaaacagcagcagcagcagcagcatgaaCAACAGATGATAGAAACACAACAACTTAAACGATTGCAGCAACACCAGAATTTAATGCAGAATCAACagatgcagcagcagcagcaattaCACCAGCAAGCTCCATCTCCTATGCCAGGAGATTCTGACAAACCAGTTTCTGGTATTTCCTCACTCTTAAATACTGGAAATATTGTACACCAACCATCTGTTGCACAAGCACTGGCTCCCTCCCTTGCAATTGGCACTCCTGGGATATCTGCTTCACCTTTGCTTGCAGACTTTACCAGTCCTGATGGTGCTCATGGCGGTGCTTTGACAACTGTTTCTGGCAAGTCAAATGTTACAGGGCAACCACTTGAGTACTTGATTGAAGCG gtGAAATCTCTGTCTCCCAAAGCACTTAGTGCATCTGTCGGTGACATTGGCTCCGTTGTCAGTATGATTGACAGAATTGCTGGTTCTGCAGCTGGTAATGGATCTAGAACTGCAGCTGGTGAGGATTTGGTAGCAATGACAGGATGTCATCTTCTTtcgtttttgtcttttttatttttcacgtGTTTCTCACGAGATGGGAACTCGAGGGAATAA
- the LOC118045844 gene encoding mediator of RNA polymerase II transcription subunit 15a isoform X3 encodes MDANSWRPTAPGGEPVMDTGDWRTQLQPDSRQRIVNKIMETLKRHLPFSGQEGLQELKKIAVRFEEKIYTAATNQSDYLRKISLKMLTMETKSQNTIPTGNGNKPLDPGASHSMPPQVHNQGQSLPISLPTNQSQAHQQLSQNMQNIKSSNGVQSSAGLQSAMPSVSGLTQTISNTVGQNANMQSISGVSQNPVENSMGQGIPSNMFVNSQRQMPGRQQVVPPQQQQQSQNPQQYLYQQQIQQQLLKQKLQQGNHPHSLVQSHIHQQQQQNLLQPNQLQSSQQSGLPTSTVMQPSMMQTVSGLQQNQPSSVQQSTQPMHQQHPQSVLRQQQQQPQQSAGIHQQQTPMMQQPLLPPQQQLMGQQSITTNMSQNQLIGQQNIVGDLQQQQQQQRLLGQQNNLQNLQQQQQLMAQQNNLSSMHQQQLGSQSNVTGLQQQQLLGAQQQQSNPLQHDLQLRLQASGSLLQQSNVIDQQRQLYQPQRALPETSSTSLDSTAETGHANGADWQEEIYQKIKVMKETYLPEINEMYQRIATKLQQHDPLPQQPKSEQLEKLKVFKVMLERLITFLQVSKNNITPAFKEKLGFYEKQIVGFLNPSRYRKPIPNLQQGQPPQPHIQPMQQPQSQVPQLQSNENQLNPQLQSMNMQGSVPKLQQNNMSSLLHNSLSTLSGDSTSQSNMMNPTQPGSNLDSGQGNALSSLQQTPVGSVQQNLVSISQPTNDNTLSAQSGASMLQPNIPLQSNSNMIQHQHLKQQQQQQHEQQMIETQQLKRLQQHQNLMQNQQMQQQQQLHQQAPSPIVHQPSVAQALAPSLAIGTPGISASPLLADFTSPDGAHGGALTTVSGKSNVTGQPLEYLIEAVKSLSPKALSASVGDIGSVVSMIDRIAGSAAGNGSRTAAGEDLVAMTGCHLLSFLSFLFFTCFSRDGNSRE; translated from the exons ATGGATGCCAATAGTTGGAGGCCCACTGCCCCAGGCGGAGAACCTGTGATGGACACTGGTGATTGGAGAACTCAATTGCAGCCTGACTCACGGCAAAGAATAGTCAACAAAAT AATGGAGACATTAAAGAGGCATCTTCCGTTTTCTGGTCAAGAGGGATTACAAGAACTCAAGAAAATTGCCGTACGGTTTGAGGAAAAGATTTACACTGCCGCCACCAATCAG TCTGATTATCTGCGTAAAATATCTTTGAAGATGCTTACAATGGAGACCAAGTCTCAAAATACCATACCCACTGGCAATGGTAACAAACCCCTGGATCCAGGAG CATCTCATAGTATGCCGCCTCAAGTTCACAACCAAGGGCAGTCGCTCCCTATCTCATTGCCCACTAATCAGTCTCAAGCACATCAGCAGTTATCACAGAACATGCAGAATATTAAGTCATCTAATGGAGTTCAAAGTTCTGCTGGTTTACAATCAGCAATGCCTTCTGTCTCCGGTTTAACCCAGACTATCTCAAACACTGTTGGACAGAATGCTAACATGCAGAGTATCTCTGGTGTTTCACAGAACCCAGTGGAGAATTCAATGGGACAAGGGATTCCCTCCAATATGTTTGTCAATTCTCAGAGACAAATGCCAGGCAGGCAACAGGTTGTTCCTCCACAGCAACAGCAGCAGTCCCAAAATCCTCAGCAGTATCTTTATCAGCAGCAGATACAACAACAGCTTTTAAAGCAGAAGCTTCAACAGGGAAATCATCCACACTCACTTGTGCAATCTCACAtccaccagcagcagcagcaaaacTTGTTACAGCCAAATCAGTTGCAATCTTCTCAGCAATCTGGTTTGCCAACATCAACTGTTATGCAGCCTTCAATGATGCAAACTGTCTCTGGCCTTCAACAGAACCAACCATCTTCTGTCCAACAGTCAACACAACCAATGCACCAGCAACATCCACAATCAGTCCTtaggcagcagcagcaacaacctCAACAGTCTGCTGGTATTCATCAGCAGCAAACACCAATGATGCAGCAGCCACTATTGCCTCCACAACAGCAGCTAATGGGGCAACAATCAATTACGACTAACATGTCGCAAAATCAGTTAATTGGACAGCAAAACATTGTTGGGGacttgcagcagcagcagcagcagcagagatTGCTAGGGCAGCAGAATAACCTTCAAAatctgcagcagcagcagcagttaATGGCTCAACAGAATAACCTCTCAAGCATGCATCAGCAACAGTTGGGCTCTCAAAGTAATGTCACTGGTTTACAGCAACAGCAGTTGCTTGGAGCTCAGCAACAGCAATCAAATCCATTACAACATGATCTGCAGCTAAGGCTTCAAGCATCAGGCTCCTTGCTTCAACAGTCAAATGTGATTGATCAGCAAAGGCAGTTATATCAACCTCAAAGAGCCCTTCCAGAAACGTCGTCAA CATCCCTAGATTCTACAGCAGAGACTGGACATGCAAATGGTGCTGATTGGCAAGAGGAGATCTATCAAAAG ATCAAAGTTATGAAGGAAACGTATTTGCctgaaataaatgaaatgtaCCAGAGAATTGCTACCAAGTTACAGCAG CATGACCCTCTTCCGCAACAACCGAAGTCAGAACAGCTTGAAAAGCTGAAGGTATTCAAGGTCATGTTGGAGCGCTTGATAACATTCTTACAGGTCTCTAAAAACAACATCACACCTGCTTTCAAGGAGAAATTGGGTTTCTATGAGAAGCAGATTGTAGGTTTTCTAAACCCAAGCAGATACAGGAAGCCTATTCCTAATCTACAGCAAGGACAACCTCCCCAACCTCATATTCAACCTATGCAGCAACCCCAATCTCAAGTTCCTCAATTGCAGTCCAATGAAAATCAACTGAATCCCCAGTTGCAATCAATGAATATGCAAGGTTCTGTACCAAAGTTGCAGCAGAACAATATGTCAAGCTTGCTGCATAATTCTCTTTCAACTTTATCCGGGGATTCGACGTCACAATCAAACATGATGAATCCAACACAACCAGGCTCCAATTTGGATTCTGGACAAGGAAATGCACTGAGCTCATTGCAGCAGACACCTGTAGGATCTGTACAACAGAATCTCGTGAGCATTTCCCAACCAACCAATGATAACACATTGTCAGCACAAAGTGGGGCGAGTATGCTGCAGCCAAATATTCCCCTTCAGTCGAATTCCAATATGATTCAACACCAGCATCtaaaacagcagcagcagcagcagcatgaaCAACAGATGATAGAAACACAACAACTTAAACGATTGCAGCAACACCAGAATTTAATGCAGAATCAACagatgcagcagcagcagcaattaCACCAGCAAGCTCCATCTCCTAT TGTACACCAACCATCTGTTGCACAAGCACTGGCTCCCTCCCTTGCAATTGGCACTCCTGGGATATCTGCTTCACCTTTGCTTGCAGACTTTACCAGTCCTGATGGTGCTCATGGCGGTGCTTTGACAACTGTTTCTGGCAAGTCAAATGTTACAGGGCAACCACTTGAGTACTTGATTGAAGCG gtGAAATCTCTGTCTCCCAAAGCACTTAGTGCATCTGTCGGTGACATTGGCTCCGTTGTCAGTATGATTGACAGAATTGCTGGTTCTGCAGCTGGTAATGGATCTAGAACTGCAGCTGGTGAGGATTTGGTAGCAATGACAGGATGTCATCTTCTTtcgtttttgtcttttttatttttcacgtGTTTCTCACGAGATGGGAACTCGAGGGAATAA